The Sus scrofa isolate TJ Tabasco breed Duroc chromosome 6, Sscrofa11.1, whole genome shotgun sequence region actcctggacTGCAGTCTTAATTATGAACTATAATAAGAGATGTTGGGGGGAACCCAGGAGTGGAAGGAGGAGCCTGGAGAGGGACATGAGGAAGAGGAGCAATGTCATCATGCAAACCCCACCTGTCCTTTCCTGTAGTCCTGTCCATTCTCAATTGGTGGCCACCTGTCCCCATGGCCCAGATACATCAGTGACCAGACCATTCTGCATAATCGAAAGCCCTGTTCAGATGACTACCAGAAGCGAACCAAGTAAGCCAGGGTCAGCCTGATGGTGGATGGATTGGGCAGAAACAGTGCAGGGGTGTGTGCTGCCCCAGACCCAGGGCACCAGGGCCCAGTGGGGTGTCCATCACATCTCAGCCCACCACCCCCCTGCAGCAGCTGGCAGCAGCCCCTGGGCACTACCAAGCCAAGGTACCTGGAGCAGCTAGAGAACTACCTACGCAAGGAGCTCCTCCTGCTGGACTTGGGCACAGATTCTGCTCAGGAACTGAGGCTACAGGTCAGAGCCACAGAGTaactggggagagggcagggcagggctgggaggaaaCCTTACTCACCAGGTCTGGGCATTTCAGGCCTTCAGGAGAGACCAGCCTCTCCCAGCTCTTTTGGGTTCCCCTTCCTGGTAAGAGACATATGTTCCATGACGAAGGCAGTGAGCAGGTAAGGCTGCTAGTACGGAACCAAAACTCTCCTGAGGCTTGGGTTTCCTCACCTGAATCAGGTGGCCTGGATGCTGTCGCCAGTCCCTTCATTTCTGGGATCCCCAGGACCCACCTTGCATCACTGGATATCAGGAGATGGATCCTCAATCCTGGAGTTAAGGCAGTTAGGGGTCATACAGTGTCCACCAGCCCAGTAACAATAGCCCCAAGCATGAGGAACTTAAGACACATAAAGAGAAATTTAGATTTAACATAGATTCTGATTCACGTTAAGGAAGAAATCACCAAATCCCTGCTCAAACAAATATGATCCCAGGGaatccctcacttttttttttttttctttttagggccacaccatagaggttcccaggctagtggtcaaattggagccacagccacagccacgccagatccaagctgcatctgcgacctacaccacagcacatggcaatgtcGAACcttccttaagtcactgagcgaggccggggatcgaacccataacctcatggttcctagttggattcgtttccactgtgccacaacaggaactccagaatccctTGCTTCTGACTCAGTTACTGACAGAAACATTTGCTGAGCACCATCTGTGTGCCAAGCTCTGGATGAGGCCTTAGATACAGTTTCACAAACTAAAGGAACCTTGCCaacaaggaagaagaagaagcttgGAGCCAACATCTGGCTATGGAGtagcagagctaggattcaaactcagggcTGATTCAGGGGCTCATTTCAGTGCACAATGTTATAAGATGGGGAGGGGTGCTGGTCAGAGGCCAACTGAAGCATAGTGCATGGAGGAGGCTGGCTGCCTGGAGAGCCAGAGCAGGAGGGTTCTGACCCAGGTGGTCTGCCAGGTCTCAGAGACAGCACTGGGAGAGGTCTTCAGAGAGCAGCTGAGAGGGATAGAGCTCCTTGGCcccaagagagagagagacctgggCAGTGCCTGGGGCATTTATTTGAATGTAAGTCACCGGACAGCTTTAGGCTAGAACACTTCTAAGCCAAGCAAAGAAAACCTTAGGTCCCACTGAGGGTGGCAGCTATAGGACAAAAGGTGACAGGTTCCCTTTTATTGCCAGCCTTTCAGAGAGATCTTTGAATTCTTCATAGAAGACTTCAAAACATACAAGCCATTGCTGTCTTCCATCAAAAACGCGTATGAAGTGATGCTGGGTAAGACTGAAGCCTCTCTGCCTGGGCCCAGCCTGGAAGAGGCAGAGAGGATCCTACTGTGACCTTCTGGGCtctgcagcagggctggggcagctGTGAACTGGGCCTGGAGGTCATCAAGCCTCATTCAACCTTTCTGTTTACACTGGCCTTTGATAGGACACCCCAGGGCAAGTGACCACCTCCCATTCTTGGGAAGCATGGGGGGGGGCAGTATCTGTTGGAAAGAGAGCACCTTTTCTATGGAGAGTGACGCCCAGAAGGGAGGGAGTACCTCTGGGAAGTGATAGGGCCTCCCTTACCAGGCTCAGGACCTGGGCATTGTACAGCTGCAGGACTAAAGGCCATTCAGGGAAAGTGCAAAGTGAGACCCAGATCTCATCTGGACTCTGCCCCGAGTTTAAAAGTGAGtgtaggaaggagttccctggtggctcagtgggttaaggatccagtgttgtcactgctgtggtgtaggttccatccctggctggggaacttccacatgccttgggtatggcaaaaaaaaaaaaaaaaaaaagcaagttcagGAAGGCCTTGGGCAGGGGCTAGACTTTGAAAAGGCACATATAGATTCCTTGAGTTTATAAGGGACATAGCCACTCACTGTAACTTGAAGAGTCTCCTGGCTCTTTGTCCTCCGTGGTCCCAAAGGAACTCTCCCACCTGTCCCTGCTTAGCGCACCAGAGGGAGAAGATTCGGGCTCTGGAGCCCCTGAAGGCCAAGCTTGTCATTGTGGATGAGGACTGCAAAGAGAGGATCCTGGCCATGAGGGCTGAGGAGAGATACGAAATCTCCAtgctgaagaaagagaaaatgaatttgcTAAAACTCATTGACAAAAAGAATGAGGAGAAGATTTCACTGCAGAGTGAGGTGAAAGGAAGTAATGTGATCAAGTCCCTGAAATTCCTTCCACCCCAATTCTGCGGGTGACCTTGGGGCTATCCCCCCTCTTCTCTacccttctgcctggaatgacaTACTGAGTCACCACCTCCCCCTAGAGACCTCTCTCCACAAGCTACTCTCCTCTTTGCCTCAGGACTGGCTCAGAGTGGCCTCGAACGCCAGCAGTCCTGTTCCTTGGCTGCCAGAATTTCTCCACAGGAGGAGGCTTTGGCACTTTCCTGGATTCTTAGGATTAGTCTCCTTCTTCCTCTACTTTTCTTGTTCCCAAGGCCCTGGTGGGGCCACCCAGCATCTATCCATCCCCTGTGGTGACTAGCTGCAAACAAGAGTCCAGAGACAGCTTCTGACCACATAGTCACCTTCCCAACAGGTGAGCAAACTGAGGAAGAACTTGGCTGAGGAGTATCTGCACTACCTCAGTGAGCGAGATGCCCGCAAGATCCTCATTGCAGACCTGAACGAGCTACGGTACCAGCGGGAAGACATGTCGCTAGCCCAGTCCCCAGGTAATCCCGAGGTGGATTTCTCTCCTCTGAGAAGGCACTGGAGAGGAGTCTAGCTCTCACCACTCACTCGCATTCATTCAGCTCTGCTAATAACTGCTCATTCTGTGCTCATTTGTGATGTGAGATGTCCCTGCTACTACCTGGGTCTGTGGCCCTTCTGAGCTAGCCTGACAACTGTAGACTTGTTTGAGTAAGAAACAGTCGCTGGCAGCTGAAGTAGCCCAGATTCCCCAAGGGGAGGACAGACCTGGTACCCCATGTCCTGGGCTTCTCTGAGCTCAAAGCCCTACACTGGTAGTCCTGTGGAAAAGGCCCAGGGGTTCCCAAGCTGGGAGAGGAGATAGACCTGGGACATGCCCTGAGGAACACTCAACCCTGCCTCAAAGCCAGGGTGACACAAGCTGGTGGGCTCCCTGGCAGGCATCTGGGGGGAAGACCCCATGAAGTTAACACTGGCTCTAAAGATGGCCCGGCAAGACCTGACCCGCACACAGATGGAACTCAATACCATGAAGGCTAACTTTGGAGACGTGGTGCCCAGGAGGGACTTTGAAATGCAAGAGAAGGTCCTCAAGGATCTGCAGGAGCAGGTGCTGGTGGGCAGACAGGGTAGGCCCGGGCCATGCAGGGGGTAGCGAGGACCAATCACCCTGCCTACAGCTGGACAGCCTGAGAGACGACTATGAAGAGGTCCGCAAGGAGCACgagatgctgctgcagctgcacaTGAGCACACTGAAGGAGCGGGACCAGTTCTACTCTGAGCTGCAGGAGATCCAGCGCACCTCCACGCCACGGCCTGACTGGTCCAAGTGCAAAGGTAATGCTGGCCCTTAGGCTCCCAGGAACTGCTCTAGTGCATGATGTGGACTCCAGTTCCCTTTCCCTACCTGCAGATGTGGTGGCCGGGGGAAGAGATCGCTGGCAAATGCTAGCTGAGGGCAAGAACAGTGACCAGCTGGTGGATGTGCTCCTGGAAGAGATTGGCGAGGGGCTGCTCCGAGAGAAAGATTTCTTCTCTGGTCTGGTAGGGCAGTCCCTGGGACTCAGGAGGCTTGAGACCAGAGTCAGAATGGCCAAGACTTGCAGCTGAGAAGACTTGAGgcacagggggaactccctggGGCTCTGTCCTGCTTGTTGGTGGGGCTACAGATGAGCCCAGAGGTGAACTGACATGTTTCCTTCCAGGGCTACGGGGAATCCATCCCCACTTTCCTTCGGTTTGATGGCACTGTGGAGAACAAGAAGCCAACCAAGAAGGATGTGGTaaacatcctcaaggatgcctGGAAGGAACGGATGGCTGAGGAACAGGTCAGATCCCACCAGCCATTTCGGCCACATGAGTCCTCCAGGGGGTTCCTCGAGGTGCTAGGAGCAGGGGCTCCAACTGTGGGGCAGGCTGACCAAGCAGTCTTCACCCGACCCTGCAGAAAGAGAGGTTCCCAGACTTCTTCTTCAATTTCCTGGAGCGTCGCTTTGGGCCTGGTGATGCCATGGCCTGGGCTTACACAATTTTTGAATATATCAAGCTCTTCCAGTCCAATGAGGTCATGAGTCAGTTCCATGCAGTCTTGATGGGAAAGGTAAGCTTGGGCCTGGCTCTCCACCTTTTGTCCCCAGCATAGGCCAagctctgtccccacccctctAGGAAATAGTAAGATAGTTAATGCTTCCCCCTCTGTAGAGGAAAGAAAGTGTGTACATCAAGCAGAAGGAGAGAATAGCACAGCTACTGAAGGAGATGACAAATGCCGACAGCCAGAACGAAGGGCTACTAACCGTAGAGCAGTTAAGGTGAGAGACCAGCTGGGCCACCCCAAACTCTAGTCCAACATGTCCTCTGGCCAGGCTCTCAGATAAGCCGGGGGAAGGGGAGCCTGGTGGGAAAGACCAGAGCCTCAACGCATGCTGGCCTTTTGAGCACTAGTAGGGCTGGCAGAGGGGTGCAAAGGATGGAGAGGCAGgcctcagccaggcttgttggcCCTCATGTCTCCCTACAGCACTGTCCTCAAGAGCGCCTTCCCCTTCAAGACGGATGAGAAAATTCAGGAGCTGATGGAGGCAGTGGGCTGGCATCCCAGCAGCAGTAATGCAGATTTGCTCAACTACCACATCTTATTTACAGAGGTGGGTCTGGGGTCCAGGAACTTGCCCGGCCCTGCCTAGGCTCTACTGGACTAGCCCATGTACCCTCGCCCTGCCTTGTGGCCCCCTTCCAGGATGAGGAGGGTCAGAGCACGCCCTTTGTGCAAAAGCTGTGGGAACAATACATGGAGGAAAAGGATGCGTACCTACAGGAGCTAAAGCTGGAGCTGGGCCTGGAACTGTGAGTGACCCTGGGGCCATAGGCAAGTCTCATAGGCTGAGCCAAAGGGTCTCCCTGTGCACTGAGCTTTGTGCTGGACACCATATGCTGCATAAGCCTGGGAGAGGGCATCTTGGGGTCTGGGATACAGAGGAAAGTCAggtctgcctttctttctttgtggggCAGTCATGAGGACGTGACCCTAGCCAGGATGCGTGAGGCCCTGATGAACATTGATCCCACCCTGGACAAGCAGACCCTGAATAGCTATTTGAGCCAGGCCTTCCAGTTCCCCATGACAGAACTGCCAGAGGAGGGTGAGGAAAAGGAAGCAGGCATTGTGGTACAGCTCCAAACTGCACTGGAACAGCTTCATATGAGTGATGTGAGGCGTATGGGGCCTCGAGAGCAAGAACCTGCAAGCTAAGGCCACTATGGGTGGCCTGAGTGCTCTCATGCTGCTAACCTCTGACTGCTATTATAAAACTGTTTATCTGAATCCATGCTGTTCTCTAGTTTATGCTGGGCAGTCaggttggggaagggggagggggagaggttgGTCCCTGCCTGGCTGATCCCAGGACATTCGCCAAAAACCAGcatattctagggagttcccgtgtggttcagtggtaacaaatccaactagtatccatgaggacgcgggttcaatccctagccttgctcagtgagttaaggacctggcgttgctgtgagatgtggtgaggtcgcagatgcggctcggatcccatgttgctgtggctgtggtgtaggccggcagctgcagctcccatgcaacccctagcctgggaacttccatatgccgttggtgtgaccctaaaaagaaaaaacaaaaacaaaaaaaatatagcatATTCTATTTGTGACTCTTTATTGATGCTGGGGGGCAAGGAGAAAACCTGGAAGTGTATGTGGGGCAAAGGTGGGGACAAGGCAGGGGTTGAGGCCTGGCCACTACCGGGCAGGGAAGACAGAGTTGCCACTGAATGCACAGGGGATGAGCAGCTGCCGGTACTCCAGGGGCAGGTGTCGCTCCACAAGCACGTGCAGGGAGACTTGGTCGGTGACCAGGCCCTGCCTGCAAGCAGAGGAGAATAAGAGAATCAATACCAACATTCCCAGCCCCGGCAGGCACTTCCTTGCTTCTGCCCACTTACCTTCGCATCAGCAGCTCCACGTCCTCTGGCCTCACAGTCTTTCGGCCAGCATGAGCAGCAAATGCCTCCAGGTCACCACAAAGATGCTGGAAATACTTGTCCAGGCTGCCAGGATGGAATAAAATAGACTGTTCATGATCTGAGgggctcctctccccaccccaagtgTTGTGGACTCACCACTCTTCCACCATCTCCACAGCCTTCCTTTCCATGGGCATCTTAGCATAAAAGCTAAAGAGTTTAGCATAGTGGTTCAGTCCAGCCTTGTAGGGATCTGGACGGGGCCTGGGACCAGCGATGCGGGGCCTGGGAGGAAGCCTGGCCAACAGAGGCTGTGCAGGTTCTGAAGGTAAGCTGACAGCAAGGAGTGAACAGA contains the following coding sequences:
- the TSNAXIP1 gene encoding translin-associated factor X-interacting protein 1 isoform X2, which gives rise to MASSKPQCPSLATTSRIHLRPLGVTKDDSFITETKNPQKRKLSQKRKTLLSCPFSIGGHLSPWPRYISDQTILHNRKPCSDDYQKRTNSWQQPLGTTKPRYLEQLENYLRKELLLLDLGTDSAQELRLQPFREIFEFFIEDFKTYKPLLSSIKNAYEVMLAHQREKIRALEPLKAKLVIVDEDCKERILAMRAEERYEISMLKKEKMNLLKLIDKKNEEKISLQSEVSKLRKNLAEEYLHYLSERDARKILIADLNELRYQREDMSLAQSPGIWGEDPMKLTLALKMARQDLTRTQMELNTMKANFGDVVPRRDFEMQEKVLKDLQEQLDSLRDDYEEVRKEHEMLLQLHMSTLKERDQFYSELQEIQRTSTPRPDWSKCKDVVAGGRDRWQMLAEGKNSDQLVDVLLEEIGEGLLREKDFFSGLGYGESIPTFLRFDGTVENKKPTKKDVVNILKDAWKERMAEEQKERFPDFFFNFLERRFGPGDAMAWAYTIFEYIKLFQSNEVMSQFHAVLMGKRKESVYIKQKERIAQLLKEMTNADSQNEGLLTVEQLSTVLKSAFPFKTDEKIQELMEAVGWHPSSSNADLLNYHILFTEDEEGQSTPFVQKLWEQYMEEKDAYLQELKLELGLELPVVLQGYAVLEDTEGLRTGSPQEKTQFVERKQKLLIDLLTRLAHCP
- the TSNAXIP1 gene encoding translin-associated factor X-interacting protein 1 isoform X1, translating into MASSKPQCPSLATTSRIHLRPLGVTKDDSFITETKNPQKRKLSQKRKTLLSCPFSIGGHLSPWPRYISDQTILHNRKPCSDDYQKRTNSWQQPLGTTKPRYLEQLENYLRKELLLLDLGTDSAQELRLQPFREIFEFFIEDFKTYKPLLSSIKNAYEVMLAHQREKIRALEPLKAKLVIVDEDCKERILAMRAEERYEISMLKKEKMNLLKLIDKKNEEKISLQSEVSKLRKNLAEEYLHYLSERDARKILIADLNELRYQREDMSLAQSPGIWGEDPMKLTLALKMARQDLTRTQMELNTMKANFGDVVPRRDFEMQEKVLKDLQEQLDSLRDDYEEVRKEHEMLLQLHMSTLKERDQFYSELQEIQRTSTPRPDWSKCKDVVAGGRDRWQMLAEGKNSDQLVDVLLEEIGEGLLREKDFFSGLGYGESIPTFLRFDGTVENKKPTKKDVVNILKDAWKERMAEEQKERFPDFFFNFLERRFGPGDAMAWAYTIFEYIKLFQSNEVMSQFHAVLMGKRKESVYIKQKERIAQLLKEMTNADSQNEGLLTVEQLSTVLKSAFPFKTDEKIQELMEAVGWHPSSSNADLLNYHILFTEDEEGQSTPFVQKLWEQYMEEKDAYLQELKLELGLELHEDVTLARMREALMNIDPTLDKQTLNSYLSQAFQFPMTELPEEGEEKEAGIVVQLQTALEQLHMSDVRRMGPREQEPAS
- the TSNAXIP1 gene encoding translin-associated factor X-interacting protein 1 isoform X3, translating into MASSKPQCPSLATTSRIHLRPLGVTKDDSFITETKNPQKRKLSQKRKTLLVSKLRKNLAEEYLHYLSERDARKILIADLNELRYQREDMSLAQSPGIWGEDPMKLTLALKMARQDLTRTQMELNTMKANFGDVVPRRDFEMQEKVLKDLQEQLDSLRDDYEEVRKEHEMLLQLHMSTLKERDQFYSELQEIQRTSTPRPDWSKCKDVVAGGRDRWQMLAEGKNSDQLVDVLLEEIGEGLLREKDFFSGLGYGESIPTFLRFDGTVENKKPTKKDVVNILKDAWKERMAEEQKERFPDFFFNFLERRFGPGDAMAWAYTIFEYIKLFQSNEVMSQFHAVLMGKRKESVYIKQKERIAQLLKEMTNADSQNEGLLTVEQLSTVLKSAFPFKTDEKIQELMEAVGWHPSSSNADLLNYHILFTEDEEGQSTPFVQKLWEQYMEEKDAYLQELKLELGLELHEDVTLARMREALMNIDPTLDKQTLNSYLSQAFQFPMTELPEEGEEKEAGIVVQLQTALEQLHMSDVRRMGPREQEPAS